Proteins encoded by one window of Chitinophagales bacterium:
- the gwsS gene encoding grasp-with-spasm system SPASM domain peptide maturase, which yields MAFEVDDNTYFKLFSDCIPVKGHTRSIICDLGRQNFDFIPNSLYFILKKYADKSLKKIFDSFNNEEHSTLNEYFLYLYEKEYIFWCTKDELKSFPDAELKFETPSIIDNSIVDVDYRSNHDWNKIISQLTELGCSNLQIRIFDKHSFSYCYPVFDLLENSIITNVEILIPFSVQANESKFLSEFSNKYLRLSKLTVHSSPFNKNYTVANTLTNINLTTDVINSNKCCGIVNPAFFTVNMDFFAESLKYNTCLNKKISIDACGYIKNCPSMAENYGHINTTSLNDVVSNPSFLAKWKITKDDIKICMDCEFRHICLDCRAFVEHPDDPFSKPLKCSYDPYSGEWIKNKSAIPEFAEVAEFYEFKNIVF from the coding sequence ATGGCTTTTGAAGTTGATGATAATACATATTTCAAACTATTCTCCGACTGTATTCCAGTAAAAGGACATACAAGATCGATTATTTGTGATTTGGGCAGACAAAATTTTGATTTCATTCCGAATTCTTTATATTTTATACTTAAAAAATATGCTGACAAGAGCTTGAAAAAAATATTCGATAGTTTCAACAATGAAGAGCATTCAACCTTAAATGAGTACTTCTTATATCTCTATGAAAAGGAATATATTTTCTGGTGTACCAAAGATGAATTAAAGTCATTTCCGGATGCCGAACTGAAATTCGAAACTCCGTCAATTATTGATAATTCCATTGTAGATGTAGATTACAGAAGTAATCATGACTGGAACAAAATAATCAGCCAATTAACTGAGCTTGGCTGTTCAAATCTGCAAATAAGAATTTTTGATAAACATAGCTTTAGCTATTGTTATCCTGTTTTTGATTTACTCGAAAACAGCATCATTACAAATGTTGAAATTCTTATTCCTTTTTCTGTTCAAGCAAATGAAAGTAAGTTTTTATCTGAATTTTCAAATAAATATCTTCGCTTAAGCAAATTAACTGTGCATAGCAGCCCTTTCAATAAAAATTATACCGTAGCTAACACTTTAACAAATATTAATCTAACAACCGATGTAATCAACAGCAATAAATGCTGTGGCATTGTAAATCCTGCTTTCTTTACAGTTAACATGGATTTTTTTGCGGAAAGCCTTAAGTATAATACCTGCTTAAATAAAAAAATTTCTATTGATGCCTGCGGTTATATTAAAAACTGCCCGTCAATGGCTGAAAATTACGGGCATATTAATACGACCAGCTTAAATGATGTTGTTTCCAATCCTTCTTTTTTAGCTAAGTGGAAAATTACAAAAGATGATATTAAAATATGTATGGATTGTGAGTTCAGGCATATTTGCCTGGATTGCAGAGCATTTGTTGAGCACCCTGACGATCCGTTTTCTAAACCATTGAAATGCAGTTATGATCCGTACTCCGGAGAATGGATAAAGAATAAGTCAGCCATTCCTGAATTTGCTGAGGTGGCAGAATTTTATGAGTTTAAAAACATAGTGTTTTAA
- a CDS encoding PA0069 family radical SAM protein: MNDDNTITYFKGRGAQIKPRNKFLKQEYVEEHIEGLDEALLSSPNTQVFIEHPKKIINKVDSPDLGLMFSMNPYQGCEHGCIYCYARNTHPYWGFSAGLDFESKIIAKPNAAELLEKELQHPKHRPFPIMLSGNTDCYQPLESKMRITRQMLEVLLKYKHPVGMITKNSLILRDLDILAELASLHLVHVSITITTLNEELRRVMEPRTASSLKRLNTVKELTTHGIPVNVMMAPIIPSLNSDEIPAVLKAASEHGALDAHFTIVRLNGDIAQIFQDWVRKNFPDRAEKVLHHIADCHGGKLNDSRFGVRMQGDGKIAESIHSLFAVSKNKYFKDKQLPEYNLSLFNNSRNKEQLKLF; this comes from the coding sequence ATGAATGATGACAATACAATCACCTATTTTAAAGGCCGTGGTGCTCAGATTAAACCGCGCAATAAATTTTTGAAACAGGAATATGTCGAGGAGCACATAGAAGGACTTGATGAAGCACTGCTATCCAGCCCCAATACACAGGTCTTCATTGAACATCCTAAAAAGATCATTAATAAGGTTGATAGTCCTGATTTAGGATTGATGTTTTCAATGAATCCTTACCAGGGTTGCGAGCATGGATGCATTTATTGTTATGCAAGAAATACGCATCCATATTGGGGTTTTAGCGCAGGACTTGACTTCGAAAGCAAAATTATTGCAAAGCCAAATGCTGCCGAATTGCTTGAAAAAGAATTACAGCATCCTAAGCACCGTCCATTTCCAATCATGCTATCCGGAAATACGGACTGTTATCAGCCGCTGGAAAGTAAAATGAGAATTACAAGGCAAATGCTGGAGGTCTTGCTGAAATATAAGCATCCTGTAGGAATGATTACCAAGAATTCTCTGATCCTGCGCGATCTCGATATACTTGCAGAATTAGCTTCATTGCATTTAGTGCATGTTTCTATTACTATTACGACCTTAAATGAAGAGTTAAGAAGGGTAATGGAGCCGCGCACGGCATCTTCCTTAAAGAGATTAAATACCGTAAAGGAATTAACAACACACGGAATACCTGTAAATGTGATGATGGCCCCCATTATACCATCGCTGAACAGTGACGAAATTCCTGCTGTATTAAAAGCAGCATCAGAGCATGGTGCATTGGATGCACATTTTACAATAGTTCGCTTAAATGGAGATATTGCGCAAATTTTCCAGGATTGGGTACGAAAGAATTTTCCCGATAGGGCAGAAAAAGTTTTGCATCATATAGCCGATTGTCATGGCGGCAAATTGAATGATAGCCGTTTTGGCGTCAGAATGCAGGGTGATGGCAAGATAGCTGAGTCCATCCACAGCTTATTTGCTGTTTCAAAGAACAAATATTTTAAGGATAAGCAATTACCGGAATACAACCTGAGCCTCTTTAACAATAGCAGGAATAAGGAACAGCTGAAATTATTTTAA
- the xth gene encoding exodeoxyribonuclease III: MSNESFRILCWNINGLRAIWKKGFPDWLSKEAPDILCLQETKVTRDQLDYEVTNFEDYKSYFFAAEKKGYSGVGVYTLHEPLNVKMGFGNPLFDSEGRVIEMEFEKFFLFNVYFPNGGRGPERVKYKLDFYKELFNRCEQLRATNKFIIVCGDYNTAHKEIDIARPRENEKFSGFLPEERAWMDKIVEMGYIDVFREFNQEPNWYTYWDNVTRARERNVGWRIDYFFINKEARNQVSKAHIHMDVMGSDHCPIELQLDL; encoded by the coding sequence ATGAGTAATGAAAGCTTTAGAATTTTATGCTGGAACATCAATGGCTTGCGTGCCATATGGAAAAAAGGTTTTCCGGATTGGCTTTCGAAAGAAGCACCGGATATTCTTTGCCTTCAGGAAACAAAAGTAACACGTGATCAGCTGGATTATGAAGTAACAAATTTCGAAGATTATAAAAGTTATTTTTTTGCTGCCGAAAAAAAAGGATATTCCGGTGTGGGTGTATACACATTGCATGAACCTTTAAATGTAAAGATGGGATTCGGCAATCCGCTTTTTGATTCTGAGGGAAGGGTTATAGAAATGGAGTTTGAAAAGTTTTTTTTATTTAATGTCTATTTTCCAAATGGTGGAAGGGGCCCTGAACGTGTAAAATACAAGCTTGATTTTTACAAAGAACTTTTTAACCGTTGTGAACAATTACGAGCCACGAACAAATTTATTATTGTATGTGGCGACTATAATACGGCACATAAGGAGATAGATATTGCACGGCCCAGGGAAAATGAGAAATTCAGCGGTTTTCTTCCCGAAGAAAGGGCATGGATGGATAAGATTGTTGAAATGGGTTATATCGATGTTTTCCGCGAATTTAACCAGGAGCCCAATTGGTATACCTACTGGGATAATGTTACCCGCGCACGCGAAAGAAATGTAGGCTGGCGTATAGATTATTTCTTTATCAATAAAGAAGCGCGTAACCAGGTATCAAAAGCCCATATTCATATGGACGTAATGGGAAGCGACCATTGCCCTATCGAACTGCAATTGGATTTGTAA
- the gwsG gene encoding grasp-with-spasm system ATP-grasp peptide maturase, with protein sequence MILIVSESTDYSTSAVISWINFLKPSAEIIRINYTDKISALSITNASIKFTFQRWNNEAIEVDFSNITSYWYRRGKFDFDKAFLNPFFQKQLYKYEQDELKSIATYLHYTLKKIKSLNSYLNVAPNKLMVNNLAESFGLITTEYIITTEKKSLLNFAAEKAGVVTKGIDESIFLEIDEDAINGYTEKLVAEDLNEYSDKIFPTLLQKQVDKKYELRIFYLDGVFYPMAIFSQRDEQTRVDFRRYNFKKENRCVPFKLPKSVQSKLRLLMNKLDLNCGSIDMIVNTNNEFVFLEVNPVGQFGMVSEPCNYFLEKKIAEFLLKQKVWKN encoded by the coding sequence ATGATTTTAATTGTATCCGAATCAACAGATTATTCTACCAGTGCAGTAATAAGCTGGATCAATTTCTTAAAACCTTCCGCAGAAATAATCAGAATTAATTATACAGATAAGATATCGGCATTATCAATAACCAATGCTTCTATAAAATTTACCTTTCAAAGATGGAATAATGAAGCTATTGAAGTTGACTTCAGCAACATAACTTCTTATTGGTATAGAAGGGGTAAATTTGATTTTGATAAAGCTTTTTTAAATCCATTTTTTCAAAAGCAACTATATAAATATGAACAGGATGAGCTAAAAAGCATTGCAACCTATTTACATTATACTTTAAAAAAAATAAAATCGCTTAACAGTTATTTAAATGTTGCTCCCAACAAGCTAATGGTAAATAACCTGGCGGAAAGCTTCGGATTAATAACTACTGAATATATTATAACTACTGAAAAAAAATCTCTCTTAAATTTTGCTGCTGAAAAGGCGGGTGTAGTAACAAAAGGAATTGATGAATCCATATTTCTGGAAATTGATGAAGATGCCATTAACGGGTATACAGAAAAGTTAGTTGCTGAAGATTTAAATGAATATAGTGATAAGATATTCCCGACTCTGTTGCAAAAGCAGGTTGACAAGAAGTATGAGCTAAGAATATTTTATCTGGATGGTGTGTTTTATCCAATGGCTATATTTTCTCAAAGAGATGAGCAAACCCGCGTTGATTTCAGAAGATATAACTTTAAAAAGGAAAATCGCTGCGTACCTTTTAAACTGCCAAAGAGTGTGCAATCGAAGCTTAGATTGCTGATGAATAAATTAGATTTAAACTGCGGTTCTATAGATATGATCGTAAATACAAACAATGAATTTGTTTTTTTAGAGGTAAATCCTGTTGGACAATTTGGGATGGTGAGTGAACCCTGTAACTATTTTTTAGAAAAAAAAATAGCAGAATTTCTTTTAAAGCAGAAAGTATGGAAAAATTAA
- a CDS encoding peptidase domain-containing ABC transporter — MAMFLEPTETFFQLKDESVKKNDWNLLFKYFSAPKKSYAIIIFTIAVSAFAEFSLPGITKNIVDKGVNEKNLSFVEILILAEFALLFGKIISEFIRNKILLTISNTILVRILSVFWAKLMQLPLRFFDTRNTGDIIQRNYDNERIKLFLTEHTFTALYSVFTFIVFTIILIGYNVSSFFLFLGGTILYFSWIFYFLKKRRALDNERFEVSSKEQDVIFEMVVGMHEIKLYNCESRMQQKWLRTHTKGMINSVKSLKVSQIQSTGSFIINELKNALITLVIAKSVIDGNSTLGTLLATTFILGQLQAPIEQLITFIQNGQDVKLSLKRLNEIYSQENEEKASFIYNKNLTFTGDIEFENVSFSYDNTTPEKTLKNINLVIPAGKITAIVGTSGSGKTTVLKMLLHYFDKYEGRICMSKYNFMQISPSYWRSKCGSVMQNSFIFDDTIEQNIALNTEDINPDALVEACKTANIYNFIMSLPLGFKTKIGEEGLEVSQGQKQRILIARTIYKDPQYIFFDEATNSLDANNERLIIENLNEYFRKKDKYGNQRTVIFVAHRLSTVQNADKIVVIEEGRIVEEGNHESLLQHKGNYYQLVKNQLEIDA, encoded by the coding sequence ATGGCGATGTTTCTTGAACCTACAGAAACATTTTTTCAGCTTAAAGATGAATCAGTTAAGAAAAATGACTGGAATCTTCTATTCAAGTATTTTTCTGCTCCAAAAAAATCATATGCTATTATAATATTTACAATAGCAGTTTCTGCCTTTGCTGAATTTTCTCTGCCGGGCATCACAAAGAACATTGTAGATAAAGGAGTAAACGAGAAAAATCTATCATTTGTTGAGATATTGATATTAGCGGAGTTCGCTTTGCTGTTTGGAAAAATAATCTCAGAATTCATCAGGAATAAAATTCTGCTTACTATAAGTAATACCATTCTGGTAAGAATTCTCTCAGTATTTTGGGCTAAATTAATGCAGCTTCCGCTTCGCTTTTTCGACACCCGTAATACAGGTGACATTATCCAGCGTAACTATGATAATGAGCGGATAAAGCTATTTCTTACCGAACATACTTTTACTGCACTTTATTCTGTATTTACTTTTATAGTATTTACAATTATTTTAATCGGCTATAACGTTTCTTCTTTCTTTCTTTTTTTAGGCGGCACCATACTTTATTTTTCATGGATTTTTTATTTCCTTAAAAAACGCCGCGCTTTGGATAATGAAAGATTTGAAGTAAGTTCAAAAGAGCAGGATGTTATTTTTGAGATGGTGGTAGGTATGCACGAAATTAAATTATACAACTGCGAAAGCCGCATGCAGCAGAAGTGGCTGAGAACGCATACGAAGGGTATGATCAACAGTGTAAAGTCATTAAAAGTATCTCAAATACAATCGACAGGCTCATTCATTATTAATGAATTGAAAAATGCATTAATCACTTTGGTTATTGCAAAATCTGTAATTGACGGAAATTCTACACTGGGCACGCTGTTAGCCACTACTTTCATACTCGGGCAGCTGCAGGCGCCCATTGAGCAGCTGATAACATTTATTCAAAACGGCCAGGATGTAAAGCTGAGCCTGAAAAGACTAAATGAAATTTATTCACAGGAAAATGAAGAAAAGGCAAGCTTTATTTATAACAAGAACCTCACCTTTACTGGCGATATAGAATTTGAAAATGTAAGCTTCAGCTACGATAATACAACTCCGGAAAAAACTTTAAAAAATATTAACCTCGTAATACCCGCAGGTAAAATAACAGCAATAGTCGGCACAAGCGGAAGCGGCAAAACCACCGTGCTGAAAATGCTGCTTCATTATTTTGATAAGTATGAAGGAAGAATTTGTATGAGTAAATACAATTTTATGCAAATAAGTCCATCCTATTGGCGCAGTAAGTGCGGCAGCGTCATGCAAAACAGCTTTATTTTTGATGATACGATCGAACAAAATATTGCCCTCAATACTGAAGATATAAACCCTGATGCTTTAGTTGAAGCCTGCAAAACTGCAAACATCTATAATTTTATAATGTCGCTGCCACTGGGCTTTAAAACAAAGATTGGTGAAGAGGGTCTGGAAGTGAGCCAGGGACAAAAGCAAAGAATTCTTATTGCCCGCACAATCTATAAAGATCCTCAATACATTTTTTTTGACGAAGCAACTAACTCGCTGGATGCAAATAATGAGCGGCTGATAATTGAAAATCTCAATGAATACTTTCGTAAAAAAGACAAATACGGCAATCAGAGAACGGTAATTTTTGTTGCTCACAGATTGAGTACGGTACAGAATGCTGACAAAATAGTTGTAATAGAGGAAGGACGAATTGTGGAAGAAGGCAATCACGAATCACTATTACAGCATAAAGGAAATTATTATCAGCTTGTTAAAAATCAATTGGAAATTGATGCCTGA